NNNNNNNNNNNNNNNNNNNNNNNNNNNNNNNNNNNNNNNNNNNNNNNNNNNNNNNNNNNNNNNNNNNNNNNNNNNNNNNNNNNNNNNNNNNNNNNNNNNNNNNNNNNNNNNNNNNNNNNNNNNNNNNNNNNNNNNNNNNNNNNNNNNNNNNNNNNNNNNNNNNNNNNNNNNNNNNNNNNNNNNNNNNNNNNNNNNNNNNNNNNNNNNNNNNNNNNNNNNNNNNNNNNNNNNNNNNNNNNNNNNNNNNNNNNNNNNNNNNNNNNNNNNNNNNNNNNNNNNNNNNNNNNNNNNNNNNNNNNNNNNNNNNNNNNNNNNNNNNNNNNNNNNNNNNNNNNNNNNNNNNNNNNNNNNNNNNNNNNNNNNNNNNNNNNNNNNNNNNNNNNNNNNNNNNNNNNNNNNNNNNNNNNNNNNNNNNNNNNNNNNNNNNNNNNNNNNNNNNNNNNNNNNNNNNNNNNNNNNNNNNNNNNNNNNNNNNNNNNNNNNNNNNNNNNNNNNNNNNNNNNNNNNNNNNNNNNNNNNNNNNNNNNNNNNNNNNNNNNNNNNNNNNNNNNNNNNNNNNNNNNNNNNNNNNNNNNNNNNNNNNNNNNNNNNNNNNNNNNNNNNNNNNNNNNNNNNNNNNNNNNNNNNNNNNNNNNNNNNNNNNNNNNNNNNNNNNNNNNNNNNNNNNNNNNNNNNNNNNNNNNNNNNNNNNNNNNNNNNNNNNNNNNNNNNNNNNNNNNNNNNNNNNNNNNNNNNNNNNNNNNNNNNNNNNNNNNNNNNNNNNNNNNNNNNNNNNNNNNNNGGGCTACGTGAGCGCCTCGCCCTCGGGCTACGGCGCGCTGCCCTACGGCTCGCAGCCCCACCAGAACTCGGcggccgcggcggcggcggcggcggcggcggcggccgcctCGTCGGGCGCGCTGGGAGCGCTGGGCTCGCTCGTCAAGTCGGAGCCCAGCGTGAGCCCGCCCGTCACCTCGCACTCGCGGGCCCCGTGCCCCGGGGACCTGCGGGAGATGATCAGTATGTACTTACCGGGCGGCGAGGGAGGCGACccggcggccgccgccgcccaGAGCCGCCTGcactccctgccccagcactACCAGAGCGCCAGCACGGGGGTCAACGGCACCGTCCCCTTGACGCACATCTGAGCGGCCTCGGAGCGGCCCCGGAGCGGCGCGGAGGGCCCCGGCCCGGGCCCCGCAGGActgcggccccgccgccgccccgcgcccgccgccccccTTCGTTTTTGCCTTTCATTCCGCTCCTTCCCGCCCTCCCCCTCCcgccttccttttttttgtttgttttgtttttcttttctttctttttgtacagaaatgttttgatgttcttgtaataataataaataataataataataataacgagagagaaaaaaggtaaCGGTGGCTTtactgacctttttttttttttaggaggaCCAGATCCCGGGGCTAGTTTTAGACTGAACTTCTGTGTTTTATCGAGACTTTTTGTACAGTATTTATCATTCACCCCAGAGACACAGAGCGTTTATTTgcaaaagaggagagagagagagagagaggataataataataataaaagacgGCGACGAAAAGACAAAACCATCGCCGCTGACACCCAAAGTTCGGGCGGTGCCAACTTTCGGGCCGCGCGGAGCCGCCGCGCTTCGTCCCGCACCGCCTCGCTGCAAACGGAGCCGACGGGGAGCGGGGCTCGTTCGTTCCTCGCACATCCAAAAACAGCGCCACAAGTTTCTGTAGATGTTCTCGCGCTTTTGTTTTGGTTGGGTGATTTCCGTTGGTTTATTTATACAAGttttggttgtttggtttttttttttccctttcttcctgaGGCTGCAatgtttgtttgaatttttatttttttttcctaggtttTGTAAAACTTCACTTTATCTGCATcgtttctgtttgttttcctttttccccccctactttttttaagtttttttgtATCATTTCGTGTAAATGcattgtgaaataatttttatctagGCGTGACGAGGGAACCCAGACTGTACATAGTTTACTAAAAAGCCTTTCTGCTAAACAGAAACCCGAAGGATGCGTTCCATTTTGAGTTAAATAAATTGCAAAGCGGAAAAAGTCAcctgttctatttttttaaggaattaaaaaaaaaaaaaaaaaagcaatgtttccCACGGTGTGGCTGAAAAATACGGCCGGGAAAGCTGAAAAGCGGGGAGCGAGACGGAAAGCGGAGTTGCGGACCGAGCGGAGCAGAGCCCCGTGGCGATGCCGACGCTCCCAGGGCACGGAGCGCGTTTCTAGGGCTCTGCTCCTCCCGCCCGTTCCGAGCCCGGCACGGAGCTCCACGGGGCCGCAGCGCTGATAGCGCGGAGGAACGCAGCGCCCGGAGCATCCCCCGGCGGAAGGCTGCCCCGGGTGCGGGAGCGGCTCTTTGGAGCGCGTTTGTCGGGGCTCGGTGACTGCTGCCCGGGCTGTCGGGCTGTGCCGGGCGGTGCGGTGCGCTTCTAAGTTTGTGTAAACTTCGTCTGATGGCACTGACAGCACTGAGAGCTGAGTTTGATGTCATTCCTTGGGGAATAAATGTGTGAAATGAATCGTAGCGTGcttaaaggaaaggagaaacGGTGATTTTGTCACGCGGGGCGGATGCGCGGCCGCACCGGGCTGAAACCGCGTCTTAATGAAGACAAATGAGTGTTGCGTTCGTCCGGAACCGGGAGACTTTCGCTGGTTGATGGGAGCCGTTTCGGTCCGTGTTGTATCTGGCCGTGGTGCATGCGGAACTCCTCGGAGTCACTTCGATAATTTTGTTAAATGCCAAATTTCCATAGCCGTCCATTGACTTCCAGCTAAGTAATAAGCTTCTcttccccaccccccaccccccacttCCCctttctcatatttattttcctttaactcGGAGCTTTTATCACGGCAGATGTGAAGGGAGGCGGTCGGCGCCCACACACCGCAGGAACCCGCAGCCACGCGTGACCCCGCGCCATGTCACTACGTACCCTTCGGCCACGCACCTGTTGCGCCGTTCCCCGAAGCGCATTACGCTCAGTGCGGGACCTCATGCGCGGGGGGTGCGTGTGCTcggcgcggggccgcgctccggggctctgagctgctgcaatCTGCGCTGCCCgacagagagggagagaaaggctGTGCAGCTGAGTGCGGGTGGTGGAAGCGCTGGGGAGGTCGAGGGGAAGAAGGAAACGAGCGTTTGCGCGTTTCCAAACAAccagagggctgcaggaagggcttGACGGAGGAATAGCACGAAACTCAGCACGGAACTTTACACGAGCTCATTTTAACGcgtctttcttcctctccccgCAATTTAGCGCTCTGCCTCGCCTCCTGGCTTACCCGCACCGCTGCCCCAATCTCGGCCGAATGCAAAGAAACTTTGGATGTGCTCAGCGCGCATTGCAAAAGAGTGCCATCCTCTCTGCTAAcgtcaaaaacaaacaaccccccccccccaaaaaacgTTAGAATCTATTCCCGCGGCTTATTTATTGGCTGTTTGGTGTAATTGGAGTTAAACTTCCGACTTGGGCGTCCCAACAAAGTTGGAACACCTTGGCCATGCAGAGGAAGTGGCTTTCGGTAAGGTGAAACAGTTCAGCCCTCGGGCTTCTGCCGTGCGGGTTGTATGGAAGGGAATAATTGAACATGCAAAACTAAGAATAGGTCTGAACGACGTCTGGTTGAAGTACATTAGGTCTAAAAATTGTATGAAATGTTCCCCCTATAACATGATTGACAGAGCTATTATCATCACgtataaggaagaattttaaaaaaaaaattcatctcgTGTTCAGCACAATGCAAATCGGGCTCTGAGGCGGAGGGCCGAGGGCTGCTCTGAGACCGGGCCTGAGGTCAGCACCCCGTGGCCCCCGCGCTCCGCCCCTGGCTTTGCGGGGCCTCTCCCCCGGGGGGGCGGGAGCGGAGGGGCCGGGGGGCACCGCGTGGTAACGGCTCCGAACTTGGAGCCAAATCGCAAACTTGGCCTCAACTCCGCTGCTTCAACTCCAactattctttctcttttttttttttctttctttctttcttcctttcttttttgcttttttccccctcctctttctctgcttccctcctgTTTCCGTGGGAcggttcctctctgcccatggctctgcagccctgcacctcTTGGAGCCCCGCACTGCCCCGCGTCCCGGctcctccctcccagctgtgccagctgcgGGCAGCGTCGGGCCGCGGGCACAGGGGGGCCCGACGgggctgcagctttctgcatcGTGAGCAAACCGCCacaggaataaagaaaaaaaaaaaagaaaaaaaaagaaaaaaaaaaagaaaagaaaaaaaatgacgaaaaccaaaccaaaaccacacAAACCACGGAGCTGGGCTCCCATCCTCTCCCGAGCACTTTCCCAGAGGCTGTCCCCCCCTGGCCCCtttctgctccctccctccctcgcCCCGCAGCGTGTGGGAGAGCTCCGTGGGGGAGGACAGAGTCCGAGGGTGTGTGCTGTATGTATGAGGGGGCTCGGGGTGCTGCTTAGGGGTGTCCGTGCCACCTCCTTAAAGAAGGGAGCGGGATTCACTTTGGGTGCCATCTGAGGGGCCGTTGATGCGCGGGGCGAGAGGAAGACGGGatagaaaggagagagagggaagaggggggaggatgagagggaacagaacgcgggggaggaggagggccGCTGTTTGGAGAGCGGGGGATTAGCGAGGAGAGTCCTGACCCTGAGATCAGCGGCCAGTCAAACCCGGTTATAATCACCCGGCGGAACCCCGACGGCTCCCGCCGCAAGCCTGCCACCGGCCGAGCGGGAGCGAGAGCAGAGCCCCCGGGGGGCAAAGGGAGACGCCACGGCCCGGGGGGAGTTGGGGGGTCCCAGCGGGGGCCGGGCTGCAGCAGGTCGCAGTGCTGAGGGGCTCAGCAGCGGTGCGCTCTGGCACTTGGGTCCTCACAGAGTGGAGGGTCAGGAGGAGAGGTTGGCGAGGGTTGTGCAGGCGAAAGGGCCGGCGCCGGGGGGGCTACGAAAAACAAGCGCGCTGCTGGCAGCCGGGAAAGGCCTCTCCGAGCCCCCAGCGGGATCCTCCTCCTTGGGGCTCCCGGCGACGCCAGGGCCCGGCTCCAGCCATgcgcgccgcccgcccgcccggaCCGGAGGCCATCTGCTGCGGCACGGCCCGCCCCGGGCTGGCGATGGCCCCCCCGACGTGCTCGGAGCGGGTGGGCGCCTCCGTTCTGCTCTGCGCCCCGCGGGGCACCGGCGCCTCTGCGCAGCGCAAAGCCCAGAGCCCACTCACAAAGCGGTCGGGGAAGGAACTTCActaagtttttttcctttttttttttttttttttttggcggGAGGGAGGAAGCGGCCCTTCCACCTGCCGGCATGTTTTTCCCTCTGGCAGAAAACACATTCTCCAGAAGCGATGATGCTCCTTAGCTCCGAGCAGCACTACACCTGGAAATACAACTCGAGGAGGGGTAAAAAACCGAGTGGAGCTGAAACAGGAAGGGGCTCGGCCCAGCTTGGCCGCTCCGTGCAGACCCATGGGCCCGATTCTCGCCCCGCTGTGCCTCCACCGAGCGATGCCGAGACGAACCGCGGCACACGAGCAGCCCCGACGGGGCGGGAGGCTCTGCGCCCTGTGCCcgtgagcacagcagcagggaccAGGGGGTGGGTGTGGCTGGATGGGGAGGTGCCATTGGCGGGAGTGAAAGGGAAGGTGACTGTTACACGGAGAGGGACagtctgctgctggaggaaaccCCGCAAAAGTGTAGATGGGCAATGCAAAATTTGGAGTTCTTGAGGAACCCTCCTGTAGAGGCCGTGCAGTGTGtgcctgcagttctgtggcTGCGTGGCTGA
The Numida meleagris isolate 19003 breed g44 Domestic line chromosome 1, NumMel1.0, whole genome shotgun sequence genome window above contains:
- the SOX1 gene encoding transcription factor SOX-1, with the translated sequence MTATSLPLAPPGPCARRPPPALAGLCPSGRAPPSRRPAVWTRGAPSRRVSYPGTATGQPRAQRGHPGPACAVGGAWLHPRPRLPPPFPAGAARRSAPRRTASPSGYGALPYGSQPHQNSAAAAAAAAAAAAASSGALGALGSLVKSEPSVSPPVTSHSRAPCPGDLREMISMYLPGGEGGDPAAAAAQSRLHSLPQHYQSASTGVNGTVPLTHI